One window from the genome of Cyprinus carpio isolate SPL01 chromosome B1, ASM1834038v1, whole genome shotgun sequence encodes:
- the primpol gene encoding DNA-directed primase/polymerase protein, translating into MSECLEARMTRGKWQDRLKSVEQRASSFQSSPLSCPYKPRLSRPWQPSSVWRLFPRQNTAIAFTQHIKQDVHLFSLEKEGSDAGQRIFLVTSYSELWHYYSTHRQSLMHCYEVILEGSVCKLYFDLEFDKASNTHLDGKMMVSKLIQYVCEKLEEVYGLRCSAKDVLNLDSSTSEKFSRHLIFMLPSVAFKDNSHVGRFIHDILHPALKSLQKSKPEAPTTEVCPRENGDDVDGSQAKRRKYEEKDLDFLIVKSKNGQEQLFVDLGVYTKNRNFRLYKSSKLGKNAAFCVAEDNEFVPKPSKHTTKEECIFLASLITNISFTGQRILTYEMPQKSTAGSQCSTLQIESHGSELLGERKPSPFKEVDEFVLTLVCKDGIQGSIRRWNYFASEQLLVYDIEKFRWCHNVKRFHKSNNIIVVVDLKEEVWYQRCHDPECRRQNYRSSSFPLPQEVCMSHLLMEDEEDQAYLTDELGNIELAQSSVPRTDSTGSTSAPQAEDWGEWADDPAYLEALQEVERATEEVPDELLLQAVTECE; encoded by the exons ATGAGTGAGTGTTTGGAGGCAAGGATGACGAGAGGAAAATGGCAGGACAGGCTGAAGTCTGTGGAGCAGAGAGCCTCATCTTTTCAGTCTTCTCCTCTGAGCTGTCCGTACAAGCCCCGTCTGTCCCGGCCATGGCAGCCCTCCTCTGTCTGGAGACTCTTCCCACGGCAGAACACAGCCATCGCCTTCACTCAGCACATCAAACAG GACGTGCATTTATTTTCGCTGGAGAAGGAAGGCAGTGATGCTGGACAGAGGATTTTCCTAGTGACCAGCTACAGTGAACTTTGGCATTATTACAG CACTCACAGACAGTCTCTGATGCACTGCTATGAGGTCATTCTGGAGGGGTCCGTCTGCAAACTTTACTTTGACTTAGAGTTCGATAAAGCCTCCAACACACACCTGGACGGCAAGATGATGGTGTCAAAACTAATCCAG tatgtgtgtgagaagCTAGAGGAGGTTTATGGTCTACGCTGCTCTGCAAAAGATGTCCTTAATCTAGACTCCAGCACCTCTGAGAAGTTTAGTCGCCATCTCATCTTCATGCTTCCCAGTGTTGCATTCAAAGACAACTCTCATGTAG GGCGATTTATTCATGATATCCTGCATCCTGCTCTAAAAAGCCTTCAAAAAAG CAAACCAGAGGCACCTACAACAGAAGTTTGTCCAAGAGAGAACGGAGATGATGTGGATGGTTCTCAGGCCAAGAGAAGAAAGTATGAAGAGAAGGATCTTGACTTTCTTATAGTGAAGAGCAAAAATGGACAAGAACAACTTTTTGTTGACCTGG GAGTCTACACCAAGAACAGAAACTTCCGTCTCTACAAGTCCTCCAAACTGGGAAAGAATGCAGCATTTTGTGTGGCAGAAGATAACGAGTTTGTCCCAAAGCCCTCCAAGCACACCACAAAAGAAGAATGCATATTTTTAGCTTCCTTAATCACCAATATCAG TTTCACAGGACAGAGGATTTTGACTTATGAAATGCCACAGAAGAGTACAGCAGGATCTCAGTGTTCGACCCTTCAGATAGAGTCACACGGCTCTG AACTGTTGGGTGAACGGAAGCCGTCTCCTTTTAAAGAGGTGGATGAATTTGTGCTGACACTTGTGTGCAAGGATGGCATTCAAGGAA GCATCCGGCGATGGAACTACTTTGCATCTGAACAGCTGTTGGTTTATGATATTGAGAAATTCCGCTGGTGCCACAACGTGAAGCGCTTTCACAAGAGCAATAACATCAT AGTTGTGGTGGATCTCAAAGAAGAAGTGTGGTATCAAAGATGCCATGACCCTGAGTGCAGGAGACAGAACTACAGATCCTCCA GCTTCCCTCTGCCTCAAGAGGTCTGCATGAGCCACCTGCTGATGGAG GATGAAGAGGATCAGGCATATTTAACGGATGAACTGGGGAACATTGAGCTTGCGCAGAGCTCTGTACCCAGGACTGATTCAACAGGGTCCACCTCAGCTCCTCAGGCTGAGGATTGGGGAGAGTGGGCTGATGACCCTGCTTATCTGGAAGCACTGCAGGAAGTAGAAAGGGCCACTGAAGAGGTACCTGATGAGCTTCTGCTCCAGGCAGTGACTGAGTGTGAATGA
- the LOC109091470 gene encoding thrombospondin type-1 domain-containing protein 4-like, which produces MACGMQLPTWSGHHWRLIQHFLQMTLLLSLLCPPTEPVPWDNGSSSSPGEGCEGFQVDVCGVCAGDGSTCELFSGTLFLSVLSVGYHRILDIPSGAQRIKIQETQKTRNYLALRTAAGESVINGDWVIDRPGQFYAVGTQLTYKRPNEIRSRAGESITAPGPTNQELHLFVIYQQPNPAVYYEYILPKDPITDNHSDAYSYSSVLPLVESHGIFPDPGNSDSENLLSSSHPNQVPSDSITPEPVPLYSWLAITTSPCSVTCGTGSRQVLFGCVERATQTTVPGDLCSFTSHPGPQVEECQSQPCPAFWDVGEWSECSKTCGPGFQYRQVICQQEQGHHGNSTVIVATSLCDNTEVPETTTVCQLKICSEWQIRSEWTECSVPCGVGQRKREVVCVDNLGDIVADEECNMALRPQDLQNCDKGVCASSWFYSLWSDRCSADCAEGSRSRSVVCMMSQTNSLPLDNCDDEDKPDELMPCDLGPCTQRLEWYTGSWGQCSSECGNGTQSRGVVCVVQNSGQLEVTSEDRCSHLPRPPSAQTCFLKSCGSQWYMTEWSSCSRSCDGGFRVREVRCLQDELTTSHDCDPALEPANKENCNTHTCMPPIDESCRDMYYNCVVVVQARLCVYSYYRTTCCASCSRVTQRDTLHRIR; this is translated from the exons ATGGCTTGTGGGATGCAACTGCCAACCTGGAGCGGACATCACTGGAGACTCATCCAGCATTTCCTCCAGATGACCCTCCTGCTCTCCCTCCTGTGCCCACCCACAGAGCCTGTTCCCTGGGACAACGGCTCCAGCAGCAGCCCTGGAGAG GGCTGTGAGGGCTTCCAGGTGgatgtttgtggtgtgtgtgcagGAGATGGGAGCACATGTGAGCTGTTCAGCGGGACACTCTTTCTTTCTGTGCTCTCTGTTGGCTACCACAGGATCCTGGACATCCCCTCTGGAGCTCAGCGAATAAAAATACAGGAAACACAGAAGACCAGGAATTACTTGG CTCTCAGGACAGCGGCTGGTGAATCAGTGATAAATGGTGACTGGGTGATCGACAGGCCAGGACAGTTCTACGCTGTGGGTACTCAGCTCACTTACAAAAGGCCCAACGAAATACGCAGCAGAGCGGGAGAATCCATCACTGCTCCTGGCCCAACCAATCAGGAGCTGCATCTCTTT GTTATTTATCAGCAACCCAATCCAGCAGTGTATTATGAATACATTCTACCTAAAGACCCCATTACTGACAATCACTCAGATGCATATTCTTACTCTAGTGTACTACCTCTGG TAGAGAGTCATGGAATATTTCCTGATCCTGGCAATAGTGACAGTGAAAACTTATTAAGCAGCTCTCATCCCAACCAAGTTCCATCGGACTCTATAACCCCTGAACCAGTTCCTCTGTACAGCTGGCTTGCCATTACAACATCACCCTGCAGTGTCACCTGTGGAACGG gcaGTCGTCAGGTTCTCTTTGGCTGTGTGGAAAGAGCCACTCAAACTACTGTACCAGGGGACCTCTGTAGCTTCACCAGTCATCCTGGCCCTCAGGTAGAAGAGTGTCAATCGCAGCCTTGCCCGGCCTT ctgggATGTTGGGGAGTGGTCTGAGTGCAGTAAGACCTGTGGTCCAGGGTTTCAGTATCGTCAGGTGATTTGCCAGCAGGAGCAAGGACACCATGGCAATAGCACAGTCATTGTGGCGACCAGCCTCTGCGATAACACAGAAGTGCCAGAGACGACCACCGTGTGCCAGCTCAAGATCTGCAGCGAGTGGCAGATCCGCTCAGAGTGGACAGAG tGCTCGGTGCCATGTGGAGTAGGTCAGCGTAAAAGAGAAGTTGTGTGTGTGGATAACTTGGGTGACATTGTTGCCGATGAGGAATGCAATATGGCCCTTCGTCCACAGGACCTACAGAATTGTGACAAAGGAGTGTGTGCCAGCAGCTGGTTCTACTCTCTCTGGAGTGACAGG TGTTCTGCAGACTGTGCGGAAGGAAGTCGCAGCCGGTCGGTGGTGTGTATGATGAGTCAGACCAACTCATTGCCTTTGGACAACTGCGATGATGAGGATAAACCTGACGAGCTCATGCCGTGTGACCTGGGACCCTGCACACAGCGACTGGAATGGTACACAGGATCGTGGGGGCAG TGCTCATCTGAATGTGGCAATGGTACCCAGAGTCGAGGTGTGGTCTGTGTTGTCCAAAACAGTGGCCAATTAGAAGTCACCTCAGAAGACCGTTGCTCTCATCTGCCCCGTCCTCCGAGTGCACAGACCTGCTTTTTGAAGAGTTGTGGATCACAGTGGTACATGACGGAGTGGAGCTCA TGTTCTCGTTCTTGTGACGGAGGCTTTCGAGTGAGAGAGGTACGTTGTTTGCAAGATGAACTGACCACCAGCCATGACTGTGATCCTGCTCTTGAACCTGCAAACAAGGAGAATTgtaacacacacacctgcatgcCACCGATTG ATGAGTCCTGCAGGGATATGTACTATAACTGTGTGGTGGTAGTCCAGGCCCGTTTGTGTGTGTACTCATACTATCGCACCACATGTTGTGCATCATGCTCTCGGGTCACTCAGAGAGACACGCTGCACAGAATCAGGTGA